Proteins from one Acropora muricata isolate sample 2 chromosome 9, ASM3666990v1, whole genome shotgun sequence genomic window:
- the LOC136928603 gene encoding melanocyte-stimulating hormone receptor-like: MMNKTELKCLFLEVHWQLTPEYITVSVMSCVVSSIFALTSVLGNGTIMFVIWKEKDLHSPAFTLLFCLAVADVLVGLISQPSFVAFKTAELLRQYNVYCNLRLIQFFSGWIIGSVSYVILSAISIDRLLALSLHLRYNSIVTVPRVTKLVIVIWILISVVTASKIWLGDKWVVFPIVMKVFSILTTAFCTYKIFHIARKHLHKINAETQAAIHMNSRAVEVVKCKNSAVTVIYVYVVMLAFYLPFLAVMVVESVRGVTSSVQLSYDLVTTFVFLNSSVNPIIYCWRMKQVRSAVKKCFRCGLT, translated from the coding sequence ATGATGAACAAGACCGAGCTAAAGTGTCTTTTTCTGGAAGTTCATTGGCAACTCACTCCAGAGTACATTACAGTGAGTGTGATGTCATGCGTTGTCAGCTCAATATTCGCCTTAACTTCAGTGCTTGGAAATGGCACCATAATGTTTGTCATTTGGAAAGAAAAGGATCTTCATTCACCTGccttcacgttgttgttttgcctgGCGGTGGCGGATGTTCTGGTGGGCTTGATCAGTCAGCCTTCCTTCGTTGCTTTCAAAACAGCGGAGCTTCTGCGACAGTATAACGTCTACTGTAATCTGAGATTGATTCAGTTTTTTTCAGGCTGGATCATCGGTAGCGTGTCGTACGTAATTCTAAGTGCGATTAGCATCGACAGACTCCTTGCACTTTCCCTGCATCTACGATACAACAGTATTGTCACCGTTCCAAGAGTTACAAAGCTGGTAATCGTGATTTGGATTTTAATTTCAGTTGTGACAGCTTCAAAGATCTGGCTGGGAGACAAGTGGGTCGTTTTCCCAATAGTCATGAAAGTCTTCTCCATACTCACAACTGCGTTTTGCACCTACAAAATATTTCACATTGCGCGCAAACATCTACATAAAATCAATGCCGAAACTCAAGCAGCGATTCACATGAACAGCAGAGCTGTTGAAGTTGTTAAATGTAAAAATTCAGCTGTAACAGTAATTTACGTGTATGTGGTAATGCTTGCTTTCTATCTTCCATTTCTCGCGGTTATGGTAGTTGAAAGCGTTAGAGGCGTGACTTCGTCAGTACAACTTTCCTACGATCTTGTCACAACATTTGTTTTCTTAAACTCTTCGGTAAATCCAATCATTTACTGTTGGAGAATGAAACAA